TCAACAACATCCTTCTAGTTCAACCTGCCTGCAAACGCCACAACCCATTGATGACGATCATGCCCTTCCACGTGGTTGCCACGCCGTGACCCCGGACAGCGCGGTACCATCGCGACTCGGGACCTGTTGATGCCTGCCATCATGGGTCGGGGTCGGATGGCGATCGTCATGCCATGTCATGTTTGAGAGCTTATTGTCGCTGCGCGCGCAGACTAATTGCCGCCATACCATTTCCATTCCAATACACACAGGTGCTACTCTACCTTTTTCTCCCAACCCTGGAAAAAAAAGCACTTACACTTGGTTGGCGAGCTGTACCGGTGAGGTGAGAAGTGCACAACAGAATAAAAACAGAGAAAGAAATAATGCGGAAAAAAGATGGCTCGCGCGCTAGTACCGTGTGCGCTTGGAATCCCGGTCCTGTCCATCATCGTAACCGCGCTTGGGAGGATACCCATTATCTTGCCCACCGCCGCCGTATCCTCCTCCACCGcctcctcctgctcctgctcctgctcccgcgCCACCACCATACCCGCTATCTTGGTGCCCATGACCAAAGCCTCCTTGGTAGCCAATACCTCCGCCTCGGCCCCTATCCCAAAAACGTAAACTCAGCACAATCGCAACAAAGCGAACAGACTCTAGGGGCTTACCTGTTGGGTCCGTACCCTCCACCACCCCCACCTGGACCCTGCGCACAGCCATTAGCAACCAACAACGGTCGAGGCATCTGAGCTGAGCTTACCGAGTCGCCTCCACGAGGACCGTACCCCCTATCTCCTCCCCCGTACCCTCCCCCACCGCCGCCAAAGCCGCGGTCTCCACCTCCCCCAAAGCTGCGgtcacctcctccacctccgtacccacctcctccccctcctccaccgcctccaccagcacgATCACCGTATCCACGGTCACCACCTCCTCCGCCATACCCACCTCGTCCCCCAAACCCGCCACCGCGTCCGCCCCTGAACCCACCACGATCACCGCCCCTGAATCCTCCGCCCCTGCCTCGATCACCTCGGAATCCGCCtccgcctccacctcctgTAGGAGGTCCAAAGCGGCTCGGCTCGGCGGCGGGTGCAACTGGCTTGGGTCGACCTGTATAAGAAACGTAATTAGTAAAGTTTAATCACAAATGACTAGTCCAACTAAATAGGATGGGTCGACGTACCTCCGAGTCCACCACCCAAACGTCTGGGTTTCCATCCTCGGACGGTTCTGCCGCGTTCTACGTCAACGAGTATACGTTTGCCGAGTATACTTATCCCATCGGCTTCTTTGTATGCGGCTGTAGGTACACTATTTAATTTCCAAGTAGGTGCATGGCACGGGATGAGTATACCTTTCATGTCTTTCTCCCTATCATACACGATAAACGCGTACCCGCGGCTCACTCCGCGTTTGTTCCTGACGAGCCGGATTCGTTCGATGCGTCCGTATGTTCCAAACTCTTTGCGCAAGTCGTCTTCTGTGGCATTTTTAGACTATCAAGTTTTTATTGTTGTTAGTGCGTGGTCCAGTTATGGTTATTGAGGCT
The nucleotide sequence above comes from Rhizoctonia solani chromosome 3, complete sequence. Encoded proteins:
- a CDS encoding RNA recognition motif protein, which encodes MTHLLPQTCSNYSLLAHRSRSFGVAALLAEIREANERGIVEADDRDREEGEEKFTYAEEIKRGIYREQRQKRKKEEFQKAKETYKPADDPEATGDPYKTLFISRLSKNATEDDLRKEFGTYGRIERIRLVRNKRGVSRGYAFIVYDREKDMKAAYKEADGISILGKRILVDVERGRTVRGWKPRRLGGGLGGRPKPVAPAAEPSRFGPPTGGGGGGGFRGDRGRGGGFRGGDRGGFRGGRGGGFGGRGGYGGGGGDRGYGDRAGGGGGGGGGGGYGGGGGDRSFGGGGDRGFGGGGGGYGGGDRGYGPRGGDSGPGGGGGGYGPNRGRGGGIGYQGGFGHGHQDSGYGGGAGAGAGAGGGGGGGYGGGGQDNGYPPKRGYDDGQDRDSKRTRY